A genomic region of Pseudomonas frederiksbergensis contains the following coding sequences:
- a CDS encoding FAD-binding oxidoreductase, producing the protein MTNPALIEELKTLVEPGKVLTDADSLNAYGKDWTKHFAPAPTAIVFPKTTEQVQAIVRWANEHKIALVPSGGRTGLSAAAVAANGEVVVSFDYMNQILDVNLTDRTVVCQPGVVTEHLQNVAEEKGLYYPVDFASAGSSQIGGNIGTNAGGIKVIRYGMTRNWVAGMKVVTGKGDLLELNRDLIKNATGYDMRQLFIGAEGTLGFVVEATMRLDRAPKNLTAMVLGTADFDSIMPVLHAFQSKLDLTAFEFFSDKALAKVLARGDVPAPFESDCPFYALLEFEATTEEVANHALETFEHCVEEGWVLDGVMSQSESQLQNLWKLREYISETISHWTPYKNDISVTVSKVPAFLKEIDAIVGEHYPDFEIVWFGHIGDGNLHLNILKPENLSKDEFFAKCATVNKWVFETVEKYNGSISAEHGVGMTKRDYLTYSRSPVEIEYMKAVKAVFDPNGIMNPGKIFAV; encoded by the coding sequence ATGACCAATCCCGCCCTGATTGAAGAGCTGAAGACCCTGGTTGAGCCTGGCAAGGTACTGACCGATGCCGACTCCCTGAATGCTTACGGTAAGGATTGGACCAAGCATTTCGCCCCGGCCCCGACGGCTATCGTGTTCCCCAAGACCACCGAGCAGGTCCAGGCCATCGTCCGCTGGGCGAATGAGCACAAGATTGCGCTGGTGCCGTCTGGCGGACGCACCGGACTGTCGGCTGCTGCCGTGGCGGCCAATGGCGAAGTGGTCGTGTCCTTCGACTATATGAACCAGATTCTCGACGTGAACCTGACCGACCGCACTGTGGTCTGCCAGCCGGGCGTGGTCACCGAGCACTTGCAGAACGTGGCCGAAGAAAAAGGCCTGTACTACCCGGTGGACTTCGCTTCCGCCGGTTCCAGCCAGATTGGCGGCAATATCGGCACCAATGCCGGCGGGATCAAGGTTATTCGCTACGGCATGACCCGTAACTGGGTCGCTGGCATGAAAGTCGTGACCGGCAAGGGTGACCTGCTGGAACTGAACCGCGACCTGATCAAGAACGCCACCGGCTACGACATGCGTCAGCTGTTCATTGGCGCTGAAGGCACCCTGGGTTTCGTGGTTGAAGCGACCATGCGCCTTGATCGCGCTCCGAAAAACCTTACCGCGATGGTTCTCGGCACTGCCGACTTCGACTCGATCATGCCGGTGTTGCACGCGTTCCAGAGCAAGCTCGACTTGACCGCGTTCGAGTTCTTCTCCGATAAGGCGCTGGCCAAAGTCCTCGCGCGCGGCGACGTGCCGGCGCCGTTCGAATCCGATTGCCCGTTCTACGCGCTGCTGGAATTCGAAGCGACCACTGAAGAAGTGGCCAACCATGCGCTGGAAACTTTCGAGCACTGCGTTGAAGAAGGCTGGGTGCTCGATGGCGTGATGAGCCAGAGCGAATCGCAGCTGCAAAACCTCTGGAAGCTGCGCGAATACATCTCCGAGACCATTTCCCACTGGACGCCGTACAAGAACGACATTTCGGTCACAGTCTCGAAAGTCCCGGCATTCCTGAAGGAAATCGACGCGATCGTCGGTGAGCACTACCCGGATTTCGAAATCGTCTGGTTCGGCCACATCGGCGACGGCAACCTGCACTTGAACATCCTCAAACCGGAAAACCTCAGTAAGGATGAGTTCTTCGCCAAGTGCGCGACCGTCAACAAGTGGGTGTTCGAAACCGTCGAGAAGTACAACGGCTCGATCTCCGCCGAGCACGGCGTGGGCATGACCAAGCGTGACTACCTGACGTACAGTCGCTCGCCGGTTGAAATCGAATACATGAAAGCCGTCAAAGCGGTGTTCGACCCGAACGGCATCATGAACCCGGGCAAAATTTTCGCTGTTTGA
- a CDS encoding fumarylacetoacetate hydrolase family protein, whose translation MSYQHQYVDGTRIHFPIGKVVCIGRNYAEHAKELDNPVPTEPLLFIKPGSCVVPLDGGFAIPTERGSVHYEAEIAVLIGKPLSTKPSREEVLDAISGFAPGLDLTLRDKQAELKSKGLPWEIAKSFDGACVLAPFVVSSTFPDLTDIGIRLTINGEVRQDGSSSAMLNPIVPMIQHMAGCFSLQAGDVIMTGTPVGVGPLNVGDELVLELPGAGSFSSSVR comes from the coding sequence ATGAGCTATCAGCACCAGTATGTCGACGGTACGCGTATCCATTTTCCGATCGGGAAAGTGGTGTGCATCGGGCGTAACTACGCCGAACACGCCAAGGAACTGGATAACCCGGTGCCGACCGAGCCGCTGTTGTTCATCAAGCCGGGCAGTTGCGTGGTGCCGCTGGACGGTGGTTTTGCGATTCCGACCGAGCGTGGCTCGGTGCACTACGAGGCAGAAATCGCCGTGTTGATCGGCAAGCCCTTGTCGACCAAACCGAGCCGCGAAGAAGTGCTGGATGCGATCTCCGGATTTGCCCCGGGGCTGGACCTGACCTTGCGCGACAAGCAGGCCGAGTTGAAATCCAAAGGTCTGCCGTGGGAAATCGCCAAGTCATTCGACGGCGCCTGCGTACTGGCACCGTTCGTGGTCAGCAGCACCTTCCCGGACCTGACCGACATTGGTATCCGCCTGACCATCAATGGTGAAGTTCGTCAGGACGGCAGCAGCAGCGCGATGCTCAACCCGATTGTGCCGATGATCCAGCACATGGCCGGCTGTTTCTCGCTGCAGGCCGGTGACGTGATCATGACCGGCACCCCGGTCGGCGTGGGTCCGTTGAACGTTGGCGATGAGCTGGTGCTGGAACTGCCGGGCGCCGGCAGCTTCAGCAGTAGTGTTCGCTAG
- a CDS encoding DUF2269 family protein has product METLTALKVAHVLATVLLLAGALGLAIWVWRTRRNGDATAPARTLQRPWVFVWLVMGLALLSMPFTGWWMVHLVGWPLGQTWILVSSMIYTVGALAVFWLLVRLNTLRTAPGGSGKFTFALALFSFVCFIAIAGLMGAKPV; this is encoded by the coding sequence ATGGAAACGTTAACCGCCCTGAAAGTGGCCCATGTCCTGGCAACGGTGCTGTTGCTGGCCGGTGCACTGGGTCTGGCGATCTGGGTCTGGCGCACTCGCCGCAATGGTGACGCGACGGCGCCCGCGCGCACCTTGCAACGGCCGTGGGTGTTTGTCTGGCTGGTGATGGGCCTGGCGTTGCTGAGCATGCCATTCACGGGATGGTGGATGGTGCATCTGGTGGGCTGGCCGCTGGGGCAGACCTGGATTCTGGTTTCCAGCATGATCTACACCGTCGGCGCGCTGGCGGTGTTCTGGCTGCTGGTGCGGCTTAACACGCTACGCACTGCACCGGGGGGCAGCGGCAAGTTTACGTTTGCCTTGGCGTTGTTCAGCTTTGTCTGTTTTATCGCGATTGCCGGGTTGATGGGCGCCAAGCCGGTTTAA
- a CDS encoding DUF4399 domain-containing protein, whose product MKTFMSRAVLAGLMLSASMLASAADVPRTKAPEGAKVYIVSPADGATVDKTFKVRFAVENIALAPAGDQTAHTGHHHLLIDVAQLPAENMPIPADANHLHFGKAQTETDVTLTPGKHTLQLELGDKNHVPFDPPIISKKITVTVK is encoded by the coding sequence ATGAAAACCTTTATGTCACGTGCAGTTCTCGCCGGTCTGATGCTCAGCGCTTCGATGCTGGCGAGCGCCGCGGATGTCCCCCGCACCAAGGCCCCTGAGGGTGCGAAGGTGTATATCGTTTCCCCGGCGGACGGTGCGACCGTGGATAAAACCTTCAAGGTCAGATTCGCGGTTGAAAACATTGCCCTGGCGCCGGCCGGCGATCAGACCGCACATACCGGCCACCACCACCTGCTGATCGACGTCGCCCAATTGCCGGCCGAGAACATGCCGATCCCGGCGGACGCCAACCACCTGCATTTCGGCAAAGCCCAGACCGAAACCGACGTGACCCTGACGCCGGGCAAACACACCTTGCAACTGGAACTGGGCGACAAAAATCACGTGCCGTTCGATCCGCCGATCATCTCGAAAAAGATCACCGTGACCGTGAAGTAA
- a CDS encoding HAD family hydrolase has product MRLALFDLDNTLLGGDSDHAWGDYLCERGFLDAVAYKTRNDEFYQDYLAGKLDNAAYLNFCLEVLGRTETAVLDEWHRDYMRDCIEPIVLPKGLELLAKHRAAGDKLVIITATNRFVTGPIAQRLGVETLIATECEMIDGRYTGRSTDVPCFREGKVTRLNRWLEETGLSLEDSYFYSDSMNDLALLEEVTNPVAVDPDPNLRAEAEKRGWPVMSLRD; this is encoded by the coding sequence ATGCGTCTGGCTTTATTCGACTTGGACAACACACTTTTGGGCGGCGACAGCGATCACGCGTGGGGCGACTACCTCTGTGAACGGGGATTTCTCGACGCCGTCGCCTACAAAACGCGCAACGATGAGTTCTATCAGGACTACCTGGCCGGCAAGCTGGACAACGCCGCGTACCTGAACTTTTGCCTGGAAGTACTCGGGCGTACCGAGACGGCCGTGCTGGACGAGTGGCACCGCGACTACATGCGCGACTGCATCGAACCGATCGTGCTGCCCAAGGGCCTCGAGTTGCTGGCCAAACACCGGGCGGCTGGCGACAAACTGGTGATCATCACCGCCACCAACCGCTTCGTCACAGGTCCCATTGCCCAGCGTCTGGGTGTCGAAACGCTGATTGCCACCGAATGCGAAATGATCGACGGCCGCTACACCGGACGCAGCACCGACGTACCGTGCTTTCGTGAAGGCAAGGTGACGCGCTTGAATCGCTGGCTGGAAGAGACCGGCTTGTCACTCGAAGACAGCTATTTCTATAGCGATTCGATGAACGATCTGGCGCTGCTGGAGGAAGTGACAAACCCGGTGGCCGTGGACCCGGACCCGAATCTGCGCGCTGAAGCTGAAAAGCGTGGCTGGCCGGTGATGTCGTTGCGCGACTGA
- the rpiA gene encoding ribose-5-phosphate isomerase RpiA, translated as MTQDQLKQAVAQAAVDFILPKLDDKSIVGVGTGSTANCFIDALALHKGAFDGAVASSEATAARLKGHGIPVYELNTVSDLEFYVDGADESDEHLNLIKGGGAALTREKIVAAVAKTFICIADASKLVPVLGAFPLPVEVIPMARSHVARELVKLGGDPVYREGVLTDNGNIILDVFNMQITNPVELETQINAIVGVVTNGLFAARPADVLLLGTSEGVKTLRA; from the coding sequence ATGACCCAGGATCAACTCAAACAGGCAGTAGCCCAGGCCGCCGTCGACTTTATCCTTCCCAAACTTGACGATAAAAGCATCGTTGGCGTGGGCACCGGCTCCACCGCCAACTGCTTCATCGATGCGCTGGCCCTGCACAAGGGCGCGTTCGACGGCGCGGTTGCCAGCTCCGAAGCCACCGCCGCGCGCCTCAAGGGCCACGGGATTCCGGTGTATGAGCTCAACACTGTCAGCGACCTGGAGTTCTACGTCGACGGCGCCGATGAAAGCGACGAGCACCTGAACCTGATCAAGGGCGGCGGCGCAGCCCTGACCCGCGAGAAAATCGTTGCGGCCGTGGCCAAGACCTTCATCTGCATCGCCGACGCCAGCAAACTGGTGCCGGTCCTGGGGGCTTTCCCACTGCCAGTCGAAGTGATCCCGATGGCCCGCAGCCACGTGGCCCGCGAGCTGGTGAAACTGGGCGGCGACCCGGTTTACCGCGAAGGCGTGTTGACCGACAACGGCAACATCATCCTCGACGTCTTCAATATGCAGATCACCAACCCGGTTGAACTTGAGACGCAGATCAACGCCATCGTCGGCGTGGTCACCAACGGCCTGTTCGCCGCCCGTCCGGCAGACGTGCTGCTGCTGGGCACGAGCGAAGGCGTGAAAACCCTGCGCGCATAA
- the ilvA gene encoding threonine ammonia-lyase, biosynthetic, with amino-acid sequence MLEQYVKKILTSRVYDVAVETPLQTARQLSERLGNTIWLKREDLQPVFSFKIRGAYNKLTQLSDEERARGVVTASAGNHAQGLALAAKVLGVKATIVMPKTTPEIKVEGVRSRGGKVVLHGDSFPEALAYSLKLVDEKGYVYIHPYDDPHTIAGQGTVAMEILRQHPGPLDAIFVPVGGGGLIAGIAAYVKYLRPEIKIIGVEPDDSNCLQAAMAAGERVVLPTVGIFADGVAVAQIGQHTFEICKDYVDEVITVSTDEICAAIKDIYDDTRSITEPAGALGVAGIKKYVELYGVTGQTLVAIDSGANVNFDRLRHVAERAELGEGREAIIAVTIPEKPGSFKAFCEAIGKRQITEFNYRYNTGSEAHIFVGVQTHPENDPRSALVASLTEQGFPVLDLTDNELAKLHIRHMVGGRAAHVVDEVVLRFEFPERPGALFNFLNKLGGRWNISMFHYRNHGAADGRVVAGLQVPHEERHLVPAALAEIGYPYWDESDNPAYQLFLG; translated from the coding sequence ATGCTCGAACAGTACGTCAAGAAGATCCTCACCTCGCGCGTTTATGACGTTGCCGTAGAAACCCCATTGCAGACTGCTCGCCAGCTCTCCGAGCGGCTGGGCAATACTATTTGGCTCAAGCGCGAAGACTTGCAGCCGGTGTTCTCGTTCAAGATTCGCGGCGCTTACAACAAGCTGACCCAATTGAGCGATGAAGAGCGCGCCCGTGGAGTGGTCACCGCCTCGGCGGGTAACCACGCACAGGGCCTGGCGCTGGCGGCCAAGGTGTTGGGCGTGAAAGCGACCATCGTCATGCCCAAGACCACCCCGGAGATCAAGGTCGAAGGCGTGCGTTCACGCGGCGGCAAAGTGGTGCTGCACGGGGATTCCTTCCCGGAAGCCTTGGCCTACTCGCTGAAACTGGTCGACGAAAAGGGTTACGTCTACATCCACCCTTATGATGATCCGCACACCATTGCCGGGCAGGGCACCGTGGCGATGGAGATTCTGCGCCAGCACCCGGGTCCGCTTGATGCGATTTTCGTTCCGGTGGGCGGAGGCGGCCTGATTGCCGGGATCGCGGCGTACGTGAAGTACCTGCGGCCCGAGATCAAGATCATTGGCGTCGAGCCGGACGACTCCAACTGCCTGCAAGCGGCCATGGCGGCGGGCGAGCGTGTGGTGCTGCCGACCGTGGGGATCTTTGCCGATGGCGTGGCGGTGGCGCAGATCGGCCAGCACACCTTTGAAATCTGCAAAGACTACGTTGATGAAGTCATCACCGTCAGCACTGACGAGATCTGTGCGGCGATCAAGGATATTTACGACGATACCCGCTCGATCACTGAGCCTGCCGGCGCCTTGGGCGTGGCCGGGATCAAGAAGTATGTCGAACTGTATGGCGTGACCGGGCAGACCCTGGTGGCCATCGACTCCGGCGCCAACGTCAACTTCGACCGCTTGCGCCATGTCGCCGAACGCGCCGAGCTGGGTGAAGGCCGTGAAGCGATCATCGCCGTGACCATCCCGGAGAAACCGGGCAGCTTCAAGGCGTTCTGCGAAGCCATCGGCAAACGCCAGATCACCGAGTTCAACTACCGCTACAACACCGGCAGCGAAGCGCACATCTTTGTTGGCGTGCAAACGCACCCGGAAAACGATCCACGCAGCGCGCTGGTCGCCAGTCTGACCGAGCAGGGCTTCCCGGTGCTCGACCTGACCGACAACGAACTGGCCAAGTTGCACATTCGCCACATGGTGGGTGGCCGTGCGGCGCATGTTGTCGATGAAGTGGTGCTGCGCTTCGAATTCCCGGAGCGTCCGGGGGCGTTGTTCAACTTCCTCAACAAGCTTGGCGGGCGCTGGAACATCTCGATGTTCCACTACCGCAACCACGGCGCGGCCGATGGTCGGGTGGTCGCGGGCCTGCAAGTGCCGCACGAAGAGCGTCATCTGGTGCCGGCGGCGCTGGCAGAAATCGGTTACCCGTATTGGGATGAGAGCGACAACCCGGCGTATCAGCTGTTCCTTGGCTGA
- the serA gene encoding phosphoglycerate dehydrogenase, protein MSKTSLDKSKIKFLLLEGVHQSAVDVLKAAGYTSIEYLTGSLPEAQLKEKIADAHFIGIRSRTQLTEEIFDHAKKLVAVGCFCIGTNQVDLNAARERGIAVFNAPYSNTRSVAELVLAEAILLLRGIPEKNASCHRGGWIKSAANSFEIRGKKLGIVGYGSIGTQLSVLAEGLGMQVYFYDTVTKLPLGNATQVGNLHELLGMSDIVTLHVPETAATQWMMGEKEIRAIKKGGILINAARGTVVELDALADAIKDKHLIGAAIDVFPVEPRSNDEEFESPLRGLDNVILTPHIGGSTAEAQANIGLEVAEKLVKYSDNGTSVSSVNFPEVALPAHPGKHRLLHIHQNIPGVMSEINKVFAENGINISGQFLQTNEKVGYVVIDVDAEYSDLAQEKLQHINGTIRCRVLF, encoded by the coding sequence ATGAGCAAGACTTCTCTCGATAAGAGCAAGATCAAGTTCCTTCTTCTCGAAGGCGTCCACCAATCGGCTGTCGACGTCCTCAAGGCGGCGGGCTACACCAGCATCGAGTACCTGACGGGTTCTCTGCCGGAAGCCCAGCTGAAGGAAAAGATCGCTGATGCTCACTTCATCGGCATTCGCTCCCGCACTCAACTGACCGAAGAGATCTTCGATCACGCGAAGAAACTGGTGGCTGTTGGCTGTTTCTGCATCGGCACCAACCAGGTCGACCTCAACGCTGCTCGCGAACGCGGCATCGCTGTCTTCAACGCACCGTACTCCAACACCCGTTCGGTGGCCGAACTGGTGCTGGCTGAAGCGATCCTGTTGCTGCGCGGCATCCCTGAGAAAAACGCTTCCTGCCACCGTGGTGGCTGGATCAAAAGCGCGGCCAACTCCTTTGAAATCCGCGGCAAGAAGCTGGGTATCGTCGGTTACGGCTCGATCGGCACACAACTGTCGGTCCTGGCTGAAGGCCTCGGCATGCAGGTTTACTTCTACGACACCGTGACCAAGCTGCCACTGGGTAACGCCACCCAGGTCGGCAACCTGCACGAGCTGCTGGGCATGTCCGACATCGTGACCCTGCACGTACCGGAAACCGCTGCCACCCAGTGGATGATGGGCGAGAAAGAAATCCGCGCCATCAAGAAGGGCGGGATCCTGATCAACGCCGCTCGCGGCACCGTGGTCGAGCTGGACGCCCTGGCGGACGCGATCAAGGACAAGCACCTGATCGGCGCGGCCATCGACGTATTCCCGGTGGAGCCACGCTCCAACGACGAAGAGTTCGAAAGCCCGCTGCGTGGCCTGGACAACGTGATCCTGACCCCGCACATCGGCGGCTCCACCGCTGAAGCGCAAGCCAACATCGGCCTGGAAGTGGCTGAAAAGCTGGTCAAGTACAGCGACAACGGTACGTCGGTGTCCTCGGTCAACTTCCCGGAAGTGGCCCTGCCGGCTCACCCTGGCAAGCACCGTTTGCTGCACATCCACCAGAACATCCCGGGTGTGATGAGCGAGATCAACAAGGTTTTCGCCGAAAACGGTATCAACATTTCCGGTCAGTTCCTGCAGACCAACGAGAAAGTCGGCTACGTCGTGATCGACGTCGACGCCGAATACTCGGACCTGGCGCAAGAGAAGCTGCAGCACATCAACGGCACCATTCGTTGCCGCGTGCTGTTCTAA